Proteins found in one Salvelinus alpinus chromosome 11, SLU_Salpinus.1, whole genome shotgun sequence genomic segment:
- the LOC139534494 gene encoding uncharacterized protein: MVTELGGTVTLTCFCPNVSVTRFHWFKQSFGQEPLHMTSSFYGGQYYSNNFIKDFTETKRLGVRRGDYSCNLTISKTEPGDSATYYCSTTVIYEQTYGEGTVLIVKDSESNSMSVLQQPVSESVQPGDSVTLNCTLHTETCAGEHSVYWFRHGSGESHSGIIYTHRDRSDQCEKSPEAGSPTQSCVYNLPKRNLTPSDAGTYYCAVASCGEILFGNGTKLDIDHHCKEDHLLFMYCLGVALGLCVILIIVLTCVLYKMSKCIGTHLQPSAPAVPSHYNQDQESVTLHYAALNVVHKKPKARRQRSAMETDTVYSGVRRQNMD, from the exons ATGGTTACTGAGCTGGGAGGCACTGTGACTCTCACTTGCTTTTGTCCTAATGTGTCGGTGACCAGGTTTCATTGGTTCAAGCAGAGTTTTGGACAGGAACCCCTCCACATGACGTCCTCTTTTTATGGTGGCCAATATTATTCCAACAACTTTATCAAGGACTTTACTGAGACCAAACGTTtgggtgtgaggagaggagactacagctgTAACTTGACCATATCAAAGACAGAGCCAGGGGACTCAGCTACATACTATTGTTCCACTACAGTCATCTATGAGCAAACATACGGAGAGGGAACTGTTTTAATTGTCAAAG ACTCAGAGTCCAACAGCATGTCTGTGCTCCAGCAGCCTGTGTCTGAATCCGTCCAGCCAGGAGACTCTGTAACTCTGAACTGTACactacacactgagacctgtGCAGGAGAACACAGTGTCTATTGGTTCCGACATGGCTCAGGAGAATCCCATTCAGGAATCATTTACACCCACAGAGACAGGAGTGATCAGTGTGAGAAGAGCCCGGAGGCTGGGTCTCCTACACAGAGCTGTGTCTACAACCTCCCCAAGAGGAACCTCACCCCATCTGATGCTGGGACTTACTACTGTGCTGTGGCCTCATGTGGGGAGATACTGTTTGGGAACGGGACCAAGCTGGACATTGACC ATCATTGTAAGGAGGACCATCTTCTGTTCATGTACTGCCTTGGCGTAGCATTGGGTCTGTGTGTCATCCTCATCATTGTCCTTACTTGTGTTTTGTACAAGATGAGCAAGTGCATAG GAACCCACCTTCAGCCAAGTGCTCCTGCAGTCCCCAGTCATTATAACCAG GATCAAGAGTCTGTTACTCTCCATTACGCCGCTCTGAACGTCGTCCACAAGAAACCAAAGGCCAGGAGACAGAGGAGCGCCATGGAGACAGACACTGTGTACTCTGGTGTGAGACGCCAAAACATGGACTGA
- the LOC139533434 gene encoding immunoglobulin lambda-1 light chain-like, producing the protein MVTELGGTVTLTCFRPNVSVTSFDWFKQSVGQKPLHMASSAYVGQESYYSNNFIKDFTETKRLGVRRGVYTCNLTISKAEPGDSATYYCSTRVIYELTIGEGTVLIVKDSESNSMSVLQQPASESAQPGDSVTLNCTIHTETCAGEHSVYWFRHGSGESRPGIIYTHGYRSDQCEKSSEAGSPTQGCVYNLPKRNLSFSDAGTYYCAVASCGEILFGNGTKLDIQVPEHDSPFDMSPTVLSLVVSNIVLGIVTLLLVWALCKTLNRDSRGRIDVPTSQGNQNQDSDVLNYAAVSFTPKKKSSSRRVREKTSREDAVYSDVRHLQQQ; encoded by the exons ATGGTTACTGAGCTGGGAGGCACTGTGACTCTCACTTGCTTTCGTCCAAATGTGTCAGTGACCAGTTTTGATTGGTTCAAGCAGAGTGTTGGACAGAAACCCCTTCACATGGCGTCATCAGCATATGTTGGCCAAGAGAGTTATTATTCCAACAATTTTATCAAGGACTTTACTGAGACCAAGCGTTTGGGTGTGAGGAGAGGAGTCTACACCTGTAATTTGACCATTTCCAAGGCAGAGCCAGGGGACTCGGCTACATACTATTGTTCCACTAGAGTCATCTATGAGCTCACTATTGGAGAGGGAACTGTTTTAATTGTCAAAG ACTCAGAGTCCAACAGCATGTCTGTGCTCCAGCAGCCTGCGTCTGAGTCAGCCCAGCCAGGAGACTCTGTGACTCTGAACTGTACAATACACACTGAGACCTGTGCAGGAGAACACAGTGTCTATTGGTTCAGACATGGCTCAGGAGAATCCCGTCCAGGAATCATTTACACCCATGGATACAGGAGTGATCAGTGTGAGAAGAGCTCTGAGGCTGGGTCTCCTACACAGGGCTGTGTCTACAACCTCCCCAAGAGGAACCTCAGCTTCTCTGATGCTGGCACTTACTACTGTGCTGTGGCCTCATGTGGGGAGATACTGTTTGGGAATGGGACCAAGCTGGACATTCAAG TTCCAGAACATGATTCTCCATTTGATATGAGTCCTACTGTTCTGTCGTTGGTCGTCTCCAACATCGTTCTGGGGATAGTGACCCTTCTACTTGTCTGGGCGCTGTGCAAGACTCTGAACAGAGATAGCAGAG GGAGGATAGATGTCCCAACGTCCCAGGGAAATCAG AATCAAGACAGTGACGTGTTGAACTACGCAGCTGTCAGTTTCACCCCCAAGAAGAAGTCCTCCTctagaagagtgagagagaagaccAGCAGAGAGGATGCAGTGTACTCTGATGTCAGGCACCTGCAGCAGCAGTGA